The DNA region CGATAGCCCAACTGCCCATCAGCAAGCCGCGATGCTGTCCGGCCAGCAGCACGCCAAGATCAATGGCTTCCCAGGGAGAACGAGGACGGATGGCGACGCTCGATTCAGTCAGGCGCATGGGTTATCCGTCCGGCTAAGGTCAGATAGGCGGCCACCAGCCCCCATAAAAGGGCACCCACCAGGTACTTGATTACAGGGCCAGGCCAGGTCATCGATGACCAATAGGCTTCGATGAACGCCGCAATCAGCAGAAACAGAATCACACCGCCGATCAGCTGCACGCTGGTTTTGGCCGCAACGCGCAAGGCTGCGCCGCGCGTCAGTCTGCCTGGGGCCAGCAGCGCCCAACCCAGTTTGAGCCCGGCAGCCCCGGCCAGCGCGATGGCGGTCAGTTCGAAAGCGCCGTGGCCGATCACGAACGACCAGAAGGTCTGACCGTAGCCGATGTCGGTCAGATGCCCCGCGACCGCGCCGATCATCAGGCCATTGAACAGCAGGAAGAACAGGCTGCCCAGGCCGAACAGCAAACCGCTGGCGTAGGTTTGAAAGGCGATGCCGATGTTGTTCATGATGTAGTAGCCGAACATCATCCAGTCGGCGTCGGATGCGCGTTCGGCGGCTTGCCCGATCCGGCTGGCGGACGGGTCATACATGCTTTGCATCTCGCTGAGCTGTTCCGGGCTGACGACGCTGTAGATCAGCTCTGGAAAGCCATAGACCAGCAGGCCCATGCCAATCAGGCTGACGAAAAACAGCAGACTGGCGACCAGCACGAAACGCCATTCGGCGCGGACCAGCCTGGGGAAACCCGCCAGAATAAAGCCTAATAAGCGGGCGCCCGATGCGCTGCGATGGCGATAGAGCTGTTGATGGCCGCGCATGGCCAACTGGTGGAGCGGGTCGATGAGGTGGCTGCTGTAGCCACGTTCCTGAGCCAAGGCCAGATGCTGGCAAATGCGGCGGTAGTCGCCGGGGAAAGTCTCGCTGGCAGCGGCATCGGCTTTGCCGCGCTCCAGCGCATCCAGACGTTGACCGAAGCGTTGCCATTCCTGTTCATGGCGGGTTTCGAACTGGCTTTGCTTCATGTCGGCCCCAGCAGGCTGCGGGCGATGCCGTTCACATGCCTCACCGCCTTGTCGGCCGGGATGTGCAACGGCTCGGCCAGAATTGCAGCCAGCTCCTGCGTGCGGGCGCCGGACAGTTCGCCCTGTCGTTCAGCCAGACTCAACAGTGCGCGCTGTTCATCCAGCCGCAGGGCGAACGGCACAATCACCGGCTCGGCGTGTGGCACGACAGGGCGCAGGGCAGGCCGGTCGCTGTAAATTACCAGCGTGCCGGCGGCCAGGTCGCCCAGGCGTTTGAACAGCGGATGATTAAGGCAGGTGATCGCTCCAAGGCTGTACCCCAGCGGCAGCATATCGACGAAACGCAGCAGGTTGCGTATCACCGAAGAAGACCAGTCGATGGGTGTGCCGTCGTCATGCACGACCCGCAGCCCGAGCATTCGCTTGCCCGGCGTGCGGCCTTGATTGAGTACTTCGAACAGCACCATGTACCACCAGTTGACCAGAAAGATGGCGATGGCCGCGAGGCCCATTCCGAGCTTGTCGAATAGCTGCAGCAGCATGAAAAGCAGGCCGATGACGCCCGCCCGAATGGCGAGGTCGATAGTGAAAGCCAGCGCGCGGGAAACCAGGCCGGCAGGCCGAAGAAGCATGTCGATACCTTCCGGGGTTTCGATCTCGATGCGAGTGTCCAGCGGTCTGTTCACTGCATTCCTTGGCAAAGCTGGAGAGGGTGACATTATCGAAGGGCGCACCTTGAGACCGAGTACTGATGCTAGCCACCAGCGCAGTGCTAAGCAACCAGCCAATTCAGTACGCGAGCTGTAAGAAAAGATTTCGCGGGACGCGGGACTTTACCCGATTAGCCAACGACGTCTTTGACCCCCTACACTTGGCGGGTCTTTTGTTCAGGATCAGCCCGTGACTTCCAGCATTTTTTGGTATGACTACGAAACCACCGGCATCAATCCGCGCAATGATCGTGCGTTGCAGATGGCCGGCATCCGTACCGACGCCGAACTCAATGAAATCGCGCCTCCGGTCAATCTGTATTGTCAGCCCAGTGATGACATCCTGCCGCACCCCGCTGCGTGCGTGATTACCGGAATCACTCCGGCCACGCTGGCGGAAAAGGGCTTGTGTGAAGCGGACTTCATGACCCGGGTACACGCCGAACTGTCTGCGCCGGGCACCTGTGGTGCGGGTTACAACACGCTGCGTTTTGATGACGAAGTTACCCGTTACAGCCTTTATCGCAACTTTTTCGACCCTTATGCGCGCGAGTGGCAGGGCGGCAACAGTCGCTGGGATCTGATCGATGTGGTGCGGGCGGCTTATGCCTTGCGCCCCGATGGAATTGTCTGGCCCGAACAGGATGGACGGGTAACACTTAAACTGGAGCGCCTCACGGCTGCCAACGGCATCGATCACGGGCAGGCGCACGACGCGTTGTCCGATGTGCGTGCAACGATAGCGCTGGCCCGGTTGATTCGTGAGAAACAGCCAAAGCTTTATGACTATCTATTTGCGCTGCGCAGTAAACAGAAAGTTCAGGATCAGATTCGTCTGATGCAGCCCATGGTGCATATCTCCGGACGTTTTTCTGCAGCGCGCCATTACCTGGGCGTGGTGTTACCGCTGGCCTGGCATCCGCATAATCGCAATGCGCTGATCGTCTGCGACCTGCATCTGGATCACTCGCCTTTGTTGGACGAGGACGCGGCGACACTTAAGCAGCGCTTATATACCCGGCATGAGGCGTTGAACGAAGGCGAATTGCCCGTACCGCTCAAATTACTTCATATAAACCGATGCCCGGTGATTGCACCCATGGGCGTGCTGCGCAGCGAAGATCAAGAACGTCTGCAGCTGGATATGACAGCTTATCAATCGCGTGCTGCGCACCTGAGTGAAAACCGCGAAGTTTGGCAGGACAACGTGTTAGCCCTGTACGGCAAGGACGACTTCACGGCAAGTGAAGATCCCGAACAGCAGTTATATGATGGGTTTATTAATGATCGTGATCGTCGGCTTTGCGAGCAAGTACGACTTGCTGACCCCGGGCAGTTGGCGCGTGACGCCTGGCCATTCGACGATGCGCGTTTGCCTGAATTGTTATTTCGCTATCGCGCGCGTAACTTTCAGGACACCCTGAGCCGTGAAGAGCAGCAGCGTTGGCAGCGCTTCTGTCAGGACCGGCTACGCAGCCCGGAGTGGGGCGCGCCCAACACCCTGCAGGATTTTACGACAGCGCTGATTGAGCGGTCGCCTAGTGCCACACCAGAGCAATTGGATGTGTTACGTCAATGGCAGGATTACGCCCAGCTGTTGAGTGCGCGTTTGCAGCTCTAAATAGCGGGTAATAAAAAACGCCAGCAAGCTGGCGTTTTTCAATCGCGATAAATAGCGACCGTGTGCAGCTTAGCCCAGCAGAGTGGCCCAGCTTTCTACGTCATCGCTGCCCCACTTGGCTTTCCACTCTTTCAGCGTCTTGTGGTTGCCACCTTTGGTTTCGATGACTTCACCGTTGTGCGGGTTCTTGTATTGCTTGACCTTGCGAGCGCGCTTGGTGCCGGCAGGTTTAACTGCGCCGCCACGTGGGGCCTTGTTAACCTTGGCGTCCGGGTCCAGCAAAGCAATGATGTCACGCAGCGATTTCTGATACTCGCCCATCAGCGTACGCAGTTTGCCTTCGAATTCCAGCTCGGTTTGCAGTTTGTCGTCTTGCGACAGGTTTTTCAAACGGGCTTGCAGTTCTTTGATGGCTTCTTCTGTGGCACGGTATTCGTTGATCAGGGACATGAGGGGACCTTATGTTGTGAGGGGTGCAGGGATACAGTGCGGTAATAATAGTCACTGTAAATGAGCAAGTAAACATTAAATAAAAGTTTTATTTGAATTATTTAGAAATATACACACGTCCTACAGACGCCTGAACTAGAAGCGGGGGGGCAGGCTCTTGAAAAGAACCTCGCATAAAACCCTTCTTAATATAGGCCTTGTTTAGCATCGGGCTTGCTAAAAGCAGATACTGGCACGGTGCAATCTTTTGCGCCGGGGCCCTGCTTTTCGAGGTCCGCATTCAGGCAACAGAGATACTGCAGTTTTCCTGCGCAGCCGCTAGAATGGCGGCTTTGCGAAGTTCTGGAGTTTCCCCCAATGCGCACTTTTCGTCTGGTGATTGCTTGCCCGGACCGTGTCGGCATCGTTGCCAAAGTCAGTAACTTTCTGGCCGCCCATAACGGCTGGATCACCGAAGCGAGTCATCACTCGGACAACCTCAGCGGCTGGTTTTTCATGCGTCACGAGATTCGTGCCGACACCCTGCCTTTTGATCTGGACGGGTTCCGTGAGGCCTTCACGCCGATTGCCGAAGAGTTTTCGATGGACTGGCGCATCACTGATTCGGCGCAGAAGAAGCGCGTCGTGCTCATGGCCAGCCGTGAATCGCACTGCCTGGCGGACTTGCTGCATCGCTGGCACACGGATGAACTCGATTGCGACATCGCCTGTGTGATTTCAAACCACCAGGACCTGCGCAGCATGGTCGAGTGGCATGACATCCCTTACTACCATGTTCCGGTGGACCCCAAAGACAAGGAGCCCGCGTTTGCCGAGGTATCGCGTCTGGTTGGGCATCATCAGGCGGACGTCGTGGTGCTGGCGCGTTACATGCAAATTCTGCCGCCACAGTTGTGCCGTGAATATGCCCATCAGGTCATCAATATTCACCACAGCTTCCTGCCGTCATTTGTGGGCGCCAAGCCCTACCATCAGGCATCGCTGCGCGGCGTCAAACTGATTGGTGCGACCTGCCACTATGTGACCGAAGAGCTGGATGCCGGTCCGATCATCGAGCAGGATGTGGTGCGCGTCAGCCATCGCGACAGTATCGAAAACATGGTGCGTTTTGGTCGTGATGTAGAAAAAATGGTACTTGCCCGTGGTCTGCGCGCACATCTGGAAGACCGTGTTCTGGTGCATGACAACAAGACGGTGGTGTTCGACTAATCTCTGATGCAGGCGCGCCTGTCGTGCGCCTGCCATTTCCCCGTTGGTTATGGCGTAACGTGCAAGGTGCCAGCCTGATGACCGACCCTCTCGACAAAGCTGTTTCGACACCGCCTGCCACCCTCGGCGAAGGCTGCCTGAGCCGCTACGACCCCGCTGCGCTGACCCCGGAAAACGGTGCCGATTTCGACGGCGCTGCAGAGCTGTGGCGCCAGTTGCAGCAATCGACCGAACAGCCGTCCACGCGACGGGAAGATGCCTGAGCGCAAACAAGTCGACCTTTGAGTAGAACGGACGAGTGGGCAGGAGCGTCATGCCTAAGGCCGTTAGTTGGCCGGGGCGTGAATAGGGGAGGGGCTTGATAGGTTCGCCGTCGCGCAGCAGCGGCACACGTGACGCTATAGAAGCGCTCAGGCGATGCGCAGTGCGCACCGCCTGAGGACGCTCAAATCAGGACAGTGCCTTCGAAGCCAGCCAGAACAGGGCGGCGGACAACGCGACAGTGGCGGGCAGGGTCAGTACCCAGGCCAGCAGAATGGTTCGAACCGTTCCGCCTTGCAGGCCGCTCTTGTTGGCGACCATGGTTCCGGCAACACCCGATGACAGAATATGGGTGGTGGAAACCGGCAGGCTGAACACGTTGGCCAGGCCGATGGCGCAAGCCGTCGTGATCTGTGCCGACATGCCTTGGGCGTAAGTCATGCCCTGCTTGCCGATCTTCTCGCCGATGGTCAGCACGACGCGTTTCCAGCCCACCATGGTGCCAATGCCCAGCGCCAGTGCGACCGCCAGAATCACCCAGAAAGGCGCGTATTCAGTGGTGGCGGTCAGGTCCTTGCGCAGCTTCTCCAGATCGGATTTTTCACGCGCGCCCAGGTCCGGCAATTTGCCGACCTTGCGTGCAGTGTCATCCAGGCACAGCAGATAGCGGCGCACTTCGATGCGGCTTTCGGACGGCAACGCATGGTAGTCGGACACACCTTTCAGGCGGTCGAGCAGTGCGTCGATGGTCGGCTCGGTCTGTTTCGGGTTGCAGGCAGAGCTGGACGGCAAATCGCCTTTTTCAGCCTTGCCCATCGCCAGGTATTCGCCCAGCGTGCTGCTGTTGCGCTGATAGAACTGGCTCAGATGCAGCGTGGCGTCGCGGGTTCGCTCGATCTGGTACGTGGTGCTGGTCAGGTCCAGCACGAACTGGCTCGGTACGATACCGATGAGCACCAGCATGATCAGGCCGATACCTTTCTGACCGTCGTTGGAGCCGTGTACGAAACTGACTGCCATGGCGGAGATGACCAGCACCAGACGGTTCCAGAACGGCGGATGCTTCTTGTCGTCAAGCTTGCGACGTTGATCCGGCGTCTTGTGCATCTTCGACTGCGGCCGCCACCATTTCAGACCGATCAGCACCAGCCCTGCAACGATGAAACCTGCAAGCGGCGAGAACACCAGCGAGGCGCCGATATCGATCGCCTTCTGCCAGTTGACGCCATCGGCCAGAGGGATGCCGTTGATCAGGGCGTTGGCCAGACCGACGCCCAGAATCGAACCGATCAGGGTGTGCGAGCTGGACGCCGGAATCCCGAAATACCAGGTGCCGAGGTTCCAGGTGATGGCCGCCGCCAACAGCGAGAACACCATGGCCAGGCCGTGTCCGGTATTGACGTTGATCAACAGCTCGACCGGTAACAGATGGACGATGGCATAGGCAACGCCCACACCGCCCAGCAACACACCGAGAAAGTTGAACACACCGGAAAAGAACACGGCCAGATGAGGCGGCATGGCTTTGGTGTAGATGACTGTCGCCACCGCGTTTGCGGTGTCATGAAAGCCGTTGATGAACTCGAAGGTGAGAACGAACGCCAGGGCGAGCAACAGGCTCACAAGCACCCAGGCATCAAGCCCGCTGAATAAATCGATCATGTAGGTTTTCTGACCGGGTCTGAAGGGGGCGCGATTATGACAGAAAAAATACAGGAGGACTTGTCGTCGCTGGCCGGTGTCGCCTCAAACCAAAAAAAAGACGCATGAGCACCGCCCCGTTGAACACTCAATGGGGCAGTCATGCAGGTATTCCGGATGCATCAAGGCAGACGTTGCGTGGGTATTCAAACCTGTGCTGTCACGGCTCTTCTTTTAATTCTTCTTCCATTTTCTGCAGTTCCTGCTTGAACGCCTGGTCCAGCAGGCTGGCCCTTTTACGCCAAGGCTTGCGTTCCGGTTCCGGTTGCGCGGCGTAGGTGGTGATCTCTCCGCCGTAGACATCCTTGAAACGTTGCTCCTGGCGCTCAAGTTCCGCGCGCAGTTCATCTTTAGTCACTGTATTACCTGATCAAGTCAAAGGGATCCGGTGATAACGCAAAACATCGCAAGTATGTTCATTCTGCTCTTCGTATTCCGGAAGCAGGCAGAAACCTGGCCGGAAGGTCGCGTAGAGGGGCGCTGAACATCTTGCTGTTGCTTGCGGCTACGTACACCAGAGGAATCGCTGTCGTAGCGACATGCATTCTGATTTCA from Pseudomonas syringae includes:
- the sbcB gene encoding exodeoxyribonuclease I, with the protein product MTSSIFWYDYETTGINPRNDRALQMAGIRTDAELNEIAPPVNLYCQPSDDILPHPAACVITGITPATLAEKGLCEADFMTRVHAELSAPGTCGAGYNTLRFDDEVTRYSLYRNFFDPYAREWQGGNSRWDLIDVVRAAYALRPDGIVWPEQDGRVTLKLERLTAANGIDHGQAHDALSDVRATIALARLIREKQPKLYDYLFALRSKQKVQDQIRLMQPMVHISGRFSAARHYLGVVLPLAWHPHNRNALIVCDLHLDHSPLLDEDAATLKQRLYTRHEALNEGELPVPLKLLHINRCPVIAPMGVLRSEDQERLQLDMTAYQSRAAHLSENREVWQDNVLALYGKDDFTASEDPEQQLYDGFINDRDRRLCEQVRLADPGQLARDAWPFDDARLPELLFRYRARNFQDTLSREEQQRWQRFCQDRLRSPEWGAPNTLQDFTTALIERSPSATPEQLDVLRQWQDYAQLLSARLQL
- a CDS encoding RDD family protein, which codes for MSPSPALPRNAVNRPLDTRIEIETPEGIDMLLRPAGLVSRALAFTIDLAIRAGVIGLLFMLLQLFDKLGMGLAAIAIFLVNWWYMVLFEVLNQGRTPGKRMLGLRVVHDDGTPIDWSSSVIRNLLRFVDMLPLGYSLGAITCLNHPLFKRLGDLAAGTLVIYSDRPALRPVVPHAEPVIVPFALRLDEQRALLSLAERQGELSGARTQELAAILAEPLHIPADKAVRHVNGIARSLLGPT
- the purU gene encoding formyltetrahydrofolate deformylase; this encodes MRTFRLVIACPDRVGIVAKVSNFLAAHNGWITEASHHSDNLSGWFFMRHEIRADTLPFDLDGFREAFTPIAEEFSMDWRITDSAQKKRVVLMASRESHCLADLLHRWHTDELDCDIACVISNHQDLRSMVEWHDIPYYHVPVDPKDKEPAFAEVSRLVGHHQADVVVLARYMQILPPQLCREYAHQVINIHHSFLPSFVGAKPYHQASLRGVKLIGATCHYVTEELDAGPIIEQDVVRVSHRDSIENMVRFGRDVEKMVLARGLRAHLEDRVLVHDNKTVVFD
- a CDS encoding inorganic phosphate transporter, producing MIDLFSGLDAWVLVSLLLALAFVLTFEFINGFHDTANAVATVIYTKAMPPHLAVFFSGVFNFLGVLLGGVGVAYAIVHLLPVELLINVNTGHGLAMVFSLLAAAITWNLGTWYFGIPASSSHTLIGSILGVGLANALINGIPLADGVNWQKAIDIGASLVFSPLAGFIVAGLVLIGLKWWRPQSKMHKTPDQRRKLDDKKHPPFWNRLVLVISAMAVSFVHGSNDGQKGIGLIMLVLIGIVPSQFVLDLTSTTYQIERTRDATLHLSQFYQRNSSTLGEYLAMGKAEKGDLPSSSACNPKQTEPTIDALLDRLKGVSDYHALPSESRIEVRRYLLCLDDTARKVGKLPDLGAREKSDLEKLRKDLTATTEYAPFWVILAVALALGIGTMVGWKRVVLTIGEKIGKQGMTYAQGMSAQITTACAIGLANVFSLPVSTTHILSSGVAGTMVANKSGLQGGTVRTILLAWVLTLPATVALSAALFWLASKALS
- a CDS encoding stage II sporulation protein M encodes the protein MKQSQFETRHEQEWQRFGQRLDALERGKADAAASETFPGDYRRICQHLALAQERGYSSHLIDPLHQLAMRGHQQLYRHRSASGARLLGFILAGFPRLVRAEWRFVLVASLLFFVSLIGMGLLVYGFPELIYSVVSPEQLSEMQSMYDPSASRIGQAAERASDADWMMFGYYIMNNIGIAFQTYASGLLFGLGSLFFLLFNGLMIGAVAGHLTDIGYGQTFWSFVIGHGAFELTAIALAGAAGLKLGWALLAPGRLTRGAALRVAAKTSVQLIGGVILFLLIAAFIEAYWSSMTWPGPVIKYLVGALLWGLVAAYLTLAGRITHAPD
- the mvaT gene encoding histone-like nucleoid-structuring protein MvaT produces the protein MSLINEYRATEEAIKELQARLKNLSQDDKLQTELEFEGKLRTLMGEYQKSLRDIIALLDPDAKVNKAPRGGAVKPAGTKRARKVKQYKNPHNGEVIETKGGNHKTLKEWKAKWGSDDVESWATLLG